In the Silvanigrella aquatica genome, TTTTTAGTTACTTTATATAATGTTACATCTTTGTTAGGTAATCCTAGAAAAACGACATATTGCTTGCCTTCCGAAGATGAATTTTTTTGGCAAGAGGGCAAAAATAATAATATGAGAAGTAGCGAAAACAGTAATTTCAATTGCTACACCTCAATAATGAGGAAAAAGTAAAATATTTATGATTTTCATAAATAGATAATTTTCCTAATATAGATACATTTTTTCCTTTTTGAACACAAGAAATATGCGATGGAATATTTTCTGTTGTAACTTGAATATATCCTGTTTTGTCTTCAAGAATAAACCACAATCCTCCTGGTCCTATGTCATTAATTTTGCCGTTCAATACAACAGGAAAATTAAAAAAATTATCTGGCGTTAAAATTAATAATTTAATATCAACCATACGTGTCTTTTTTTCACATGAATAAATTAAAGATATTAAAAAAAATATGTTAATGATCAGAAGCGCCTTCTTGATCCGCATTTTCTGTTTCCTCTTTAAGACCCAATGTCATCTCTGAGACAATTTTATCAAGATCGATGATACCACGAATGCGCTCACCAACTCTAGATACACCAGCAAGAATTCGATATTCAGCAGGAAAGAAATTTTGAGGAATAGATTCTATTTCTGCTGCTTGTAACCTTACAAATTCCGTAATGTCATCTACAATAACTCCAAAACCACCATAATCACATTGTAAGATGATAACGCGCGTTGTTGAATCGGCTTTGCCGCGTTCAAATTTTAAAAATCTTCTTAAATTTAAGACGGGCATAATTTCACCGCGTAACGCAATAATTCCTTCCATTAGAAATTTAGCACCAGGAACAAATGTAATTGTGGTGAGCATTATTATTTCACGAACTAACGACATAGGTAACAAAAATTCTTCTTTATGTAATTTAAATCCTATGTATTGAACACCCGGAGTTTGAACAACGCCTTCATCCGTCACATCATTAATATAGCTATTTGCTGTATCATCTTGATAGGGTAAAGGTACAGGAGCTCCCGCATTATTTCCGGCATTACCTCCCGCTTCATTTGACATAAAAAATAAATTTTTAATTTTGTAAAGCAGCACGGTTTGCATTCCCCGGTTTTGTTTGTGAAAAATCGTCTATTATTTCGCCAACATCAAGAACAAGAGCCACTCTTCCATTTCCTAAAACACATCCTCCCGCCACTCCGCGTCTTTTACCCATCAAGCGTCCTAAGGATTTAATCACGATTTCCTGTTGTCCCTGTAACTGATCGACAACCACGCCAACACGTTTTTCACCCACGCCAACCACGACAAATATTATTCTTGGTTTTGTGTGACGCACCCGAAAAGATAACGAATGATTTTGATGTGTTTTTCCTTCACCTTCATGAGGTTTAGATAATACTTCAACAGGTTTGGAAGACTCTTCAGGAGATTTTATTTGTGCAAGAGCTTTATCGCCTTTTTCATTTTTATCTGTATTTTCTTCTTCATCATGATGTTTAATTCTCTGAATATCATTAACAGAATACCATAAAAGATTTTCCATAGCATGCAAATCAAAAACATCGGCGAGTTTTAATAAGGGTAGCACTCTGTCACGTAACTTAACAAAATCAGCACTTCCCATTTTTTGAACATCTTCTGGTCTAATACGAATACTTTCAATTACATTTACGAGAGGAATAGCATAACTTTCACCCTTAGTTTCGACCATCAAACTTGGAATGATGGCAAGTGTTAATGGTAATTTAATTGTTGTCGTTGTTCCTTTACCAATTTCACTATCAAGTTCAATAATTCCTTTTAACTTAACAATACTTTTCTTAACAACATCCATTCCCACGCCACGTCCTGAAATATTTGTTACTTTTTCAGCCGTTGAAAACCCTGATTCAAAAATAAGTGAGAATATTTCTTTATTTGTTACGTGATCCGTTTCTTTAATTAAACCTCTTTCAATTCCTTTACTGCGAATTCTATCTACTTGTAAACCTTTGCCATCATCAGAAATGGTAATGACAATCATATTTCCATCTTGACTTGCTTTTAAATGAATATTTCCTTTTCTTGTCTTACCTATTTTTTCTCTGTCATCGGGAAGTTCCACACCATGGTCAACACTATTTCGAATCAAATGCACAAGGGGATCACCAATTTCTTCCACAAGCGTTTTATCGAGCTCTGTTTCTCCACCGATAATATGAAGATCAATTTCTTTACCAATTTGTCTACACAAGTCACGAACAACTCGTGTAAATTTATAAAATGCGTTACCTACAGGTACCATGCGAATTTTCATGATAATGCTTTGGACTTCATTCATATGACGTCCAAACAGCAAAACACTTTCACTCATGGCATGACCCAGTTCACTATTTCCATTGCCCCTAAGTTCTTCTTCAATACGAGCAAATCTCGTTCTGTCAATAACTAATTCACCCACTAAATTAACAAGACTATCCAATCTTTTGAGGTCAACACGAATGGTCCCACCGGCTTCATCGGCTTTTTTCTCATCGGGTTTTTTCTTATCACCACCTGCTGCAGGTGGTTTTGCCGCTGCGGGAGGAGCTGCTGGCGCAGCAGGAGTTGCGGGAGCTGCCGGAGCTGCGGCCGCAGGAGCGGCGGGGGTGGCAGGAGCCGCGGCTGCCGGAGCTCCTCCTGAGGCCTTTTTACCTCCCCCACCTGTTACGGCTAATCTAAGTTTGCTTAAGGCATCGTTAATAGGCTGTTCTGAAGATTGATTTTTCTTGATGGCCTCAAACATACTCCGTATTCTATCAAGACCAAAAAACAAGCCATCCATAAGAGCCGGAGTGACAGAAAGTGTGCCTTTACGAATGCGATCAAACAAATTTTCCATCTTGTGGGTAAGTTTTTCAATGGCTCGAAAGCCAAACATCCCCGATGTTCCTTTAATCGTATGCGCATTTCTAAATATACTTTCGACGGCTTCTTTACTTTCAGGATTTCCTTCTAGCTCAAGCATAGCTTGACTTAAATTTTCGATTAAATCATCGGCATTAGATAAGAAGTCTTGCAACATTTCCGGATCTAAATCCGGCTTTTCAAAACCATCACCACCGGCTAAGTTCTTTGTATCAAAATCCTCTTCGGGCTCTTCTTCTTCTCCCCCTCCGCCACCATGAGCATCTTTAGGAGCTTCTGCAGCGGGGGCAGGAGGCGCTTCAGCCACTGCTGCTGCTGGTGCTGGTGCCGCTGCTGGTGCGGCTCCCGCATAGACTAAACTCTCCCAAGGAGCACCCAGAACTTTTAAACAGGCTGGATCTTTTTTATCCAAGGCAACAACTTCGCCTTCAGCAACACCTGTAAGAGTTTTAGCATCGAGTTCGGCTGCAAAAACGATAAGAGAACCGCTGTCAAAGGCGCGCAAAAGAATGAAGTCACCAACACGAGAAATATTATCATAGTGCTTTCCTGCTTTTAATTCATCGATAGTTTTGTATGTGCCATCTTTTAAACTTAATGCAAAAAGATTTTCAATACGCGGAACAAATTTTGCGTAATTTGCATTTTCTTCATCGGTTAAGGGGGTCACGCCTCCACCCCCGCCTGCCGCAGCGGGAGGTTCACCAGAGGGCGGTGAAGCGACAGCGCCTCCTGTCGCAGGCTGTCCTCCGTTTTTAACGATATCTGCTAGAGCGTGGAATTCATGAACAATTCTATTAGCTTCCATCAAAACATCAGATTCAATAACACTGGGATAAGCTTTATAAACTTGCTCAAATACATTTTGAGCATCGGAAATAAGCTCAATGACTTCTTTAATCAGTTTCACTTTTTCGGAACGGACAAATTCAATATAATCTTCAACGGCATGAGCCATGGCAACCATTTCAGCAAGGTTTGCCATTTGAGAAAGGCCTTTAAGAGTATGGAGAGTTCGGAAAAGCTCTTGACTCTCTTCTAAGGGCACTTCTTCATTTGCGATAAGATGCTCTTGAAATCCTTGACACAAGCCCGCAAGTCGCTCATAGAGCTCCGTCGCTTCGTTTTTAAGTTCTTGAGCAAGCCCCGAATCTGTTTGATCGGGAGCGAGAATAAAAACAGATCTTCTACCGTGGTACACAGTTACCCCCACATGTATACATCATATTGGCATGACAGGGGTCACGCCATTTATTGATATTTTAATCTCAATAAATGCGTATGTACTTTTTCAGAGTTAAGGATTTGGCGGTAATTTATGAAAAGCAATAATATGACAAAAATTATCTTAGCAAGCGCATCACCGAGAAGAAAACAAATGCTTTTAGCAAGTGGCATTCCTTTTACCGTGGTGGTTTCAAACATCGACGAAGTTCCCAAAGAAAATGAAGGGGGACACGATTACGTACAAAGAAATGCACGAGAAAAAGCATTGGCCGTAAATAAACAATTTAAAAATGGTGAATTTATTTTAAGCGCAGATACTATTGTGGTAACAAAAGAAGATAAAATATTAGAAAAACCTCTTAATCACGATCATGCAAAAAGTATGCTCCAAATGCTATCAGGAAATACGCATCTTGTACTTAGCGGATATTCCATTTATCAGAATAATAATGAGATTATAACTCGAGTTATTGAAACATTTGTTACTTTTCGTAATATTTCTAATAGAGAAATTGAGGCCTATATTATGACAGGAGAACCTTTTGACAAAGCGGGAAGCTATGGTATACAAGGACGAGCCATGGGATTCATTGAAAGTGTAAAAGGAAGTTACACAAATGTAATGGGATTACCATTAAGTCATGTCTTAATTGATCTCGAAAAATTTGTAGGCGTAGAAACATTTAGCACCCTAGAAGATTTTTAAAAAAATAAATTGCTGGAAGTTTAACATGTCCAATGAAATCGAAAAAAATATAAACAACATAAAAAATAAAATTTCTTTCGCAACACAAAAATACAACCGTAATCCAAATGAAATTGAATTGATTGTTGTCAGTAAATTTCAAAGTGCTGAAAAAGTTCAATCTGCATATCAAGCGGGAGTTCGACATTTTGGTGAGAATTACATTCAAGAATGGAAAGAAAAAATCTCGACTTTATCACATTATTTTCCCGAAATAAAATGGCATATTATCGGGAATGTCCAGTCCAATAAGACTAAATATATCAATTCTCATATTCACTGTTTACAATCTATGGATAAAATTTCACTTGCCAAAGAAATTGAAAAAAAAGCACCCTTAGACTCAAAACTAAACGTCCTAGTGCAACTTCAAATTGATAAAAATGATATCAATAAATCGGGCGTAACATTTGAAGAAGCAAAACAACTCTGTGAATTTATCGCAAAAAGTAACAAAATGCAGCTGCAAGGTTTTATGGGCATAGGACCGCTGGAAATAAAAGACAACCAAAGAAGAGAATTATATTCTCATTTTGTGCAAGAGTCACATAAGCTGTGGAAAGAATTTTCGTTAAATTTGAATAAAACTCCCGTTATTTCTCTCGGCATGAGTTCTGATTTTGAAATAGCTCTAGAATGCGGAAGCACCATGTTACGAATCGGTACTGCTATTTTTGGTGAAAGAAAAAAAGATGTTAGATAAGTTTTCGCATATATTTTCAGAAGGAATTACCAGACTCATCCTTATTACAAATTTTATCAAATAAGTCTGTATTATATAAATTAACTAATACTCAAATTAAAGAAACATTTGAATCTGCTGCTTTTTTAGAAAATCCTTATGATGAAAGAATAGACTTTGCTATTAAAATGCTCGAAACAGATTTTTTAAAAGTTATGAGTTGTATCTCTATAACTCATACTTTAGTCATTATAAATCAACAACTCCAATTGCCGCGAAAAGAATTAAAACCTGGCGATCAATTTTTCAAAAATTTTCTATTCGATTTAATTATTAAAGAAATATGTATAGAGAAAAATTCAAAGTTACTTGAACAAACAAAAAAAGAACTTAGTTTCAGTCGCAATCCCTTGTTTAAAGATACACTTTCTAAATTACTCAGTATCATTGATAAAAAATTTTTAAACATTCAATTAGATGTGAAATCTCCTCTTTTTAAAAATGAAATTCAAAAATCATTTGAAAACTATTTGAAATTAGATGAATTTTCAAATCAAACCTCAAAAATTGGACAAAGATCTTTACCAGTAAATAATGATTATGTATAAAAATTATTTGATATTTATTATGACTATCATTTACTACTTGAACCTTATTATATTAAAATGGCATTTAATAGATCTATAGAATTAACAAATCATAAAGGATTACGTAACCCTTTTTTTGCAAGAATAATTTTGCAAAAATCCTCTAAAATGATTGAAAATGATCCTCAATTACTCTTAAAAGCATTCCGCCATTTTACTTACTTTAAAAGCCATAAAAAGCTCAATGACGAAACACTGGCCTTTTATGTTTTAATAGCCATTGAAAAACAAAAAAATCCCTATTTTTACGATGAATTAGAAAGAATATATAAAAATATCTGCGTTGTATTTTATAATGAATCTCTGTATTTATTTGATTTTTTAAATAAATTACATCAAGTCTTGCATAGCATTAATTCAAAGCGTGCTGAAGATGTTGAACTCGTGATTAAATCTAAATATTTTTCGAATAATCCCCATTTTCATATGAAACGGGTGGATAATAGGAGAATTTCTCACCTTGAACACGTTGCGCCTGGCCACCTTCAAAGTTAATAATATTAGAACAAACTGATAACAATATTGACTTTGGATGCGCCGCAATGAGAACTGTGGCATTGATGAAATCTTGCAATAAAAGATCTACAACGCGCTGCTCAGCATCTTCAGAAAGAATTAAGTTGTCAATTAAAACAATTTTATTTTTATACAAAAGAGCCTTAGCAAAAGAAAATAAAATCATTTCACCAGACCAGTACATTTGCCTTGGAAAATCTTCAATTTTAGTATTGAGTCCATTGCGCAATACGGCAACAGACTGCGCAACTCCTACACGGTTTAAAACGGACCAAATTTCGGAATCATCAAACTGCTCAGAAGGATCTAAATTTTCCCGTAAAGTTAAAAAAGGAAAAAGTGATTCCATTGAAATATAAGCAAAACGATCTCTTAATTCAAGTGGATTTAATCTTAATATATCTTCATCATCAATCACTATTGTTCCTGTTTCAAATGGAACAAATAAAAGTAGAGAGGCAAAGAGAGGAGAAATTTTTACATATCCTTTGTCCACTATCATTCCAAAATTAGATCCTTTTACTATAAAGAGATCGAGATTCATAATTGGTTTTGGAATATCTTTTGTTTTTTGTGTCGTCAAAGACATAATATGAATAGATGCATTTTGTGGCC is a window encoding:
- a CDS encoding OB-fold nucleic acid binding domain-containing protein, yielding MRIKKALLIINIFFLISLIYSCEKKTRMVDIKLLILTPDNFFNFPVVLNGKINDIGPGGLWFILEDKTGYIQVTTENIPSHISCVQKGKNVSILGKLSIYENHKYFTFSSLLRCSN
- a CDS encoding chemotaxis protein CheW — translated: MLLYKIKNLFFMSNEAGGNAGNNAGAPVPLPYQDDTANSYINDVTDEGVVQTPGVQYIGFKLHKEEFLLPMSLVREIIMLTTITFVPGAKFLMEGIIALRGEIMPVLNLRRFLKFERGKADSTTRVIILQCDYGGFGVIVDDITEFVRLQAAEIESIPQNFFPAEYRILAGVSRVGERIRGIIDLDKIVSEMTLGLKEETENADQEGASDH
- a CDS encoding chemotaxis protein CheA codes for the protein MYHGRRSVFILAPDQTDSGLAQELKNEATELYERLAGLCQGFQEHLIANEEVPLEESQELFRTLHTLKGLSQMANLAEMVAMAHAVEDYIEFVRSEKVKLIKEVIELISDAQNVFEQVYKAYPSVIESDVLMEANRIVHEFHALADIVKNGGQPATGGAVASPPSGEPPAAAGGGGGVTPLTDEENANYAKFVPRIENLFALSLKDGTYKTIDELKAGKHYDNISRVGDFILLRAFDSGSLIVFAAELDAKTLTGVAEGEVVALDKKDPACLKVLGAPWESLVYAGAAPAAAPAPAAAVAEAPPAPAAEAPKDAHGGGGGEEEEPEEDFDTKNLAGGDGFEKPDLDPEMLQDFLSNADDLIENLSQAMLELEGNPESKEAVESIFRNAHTIKGTSGMFGFRAIEKLTHKMENLFDRIRKGTLSVTPALMDGLFFGLDRIRSMFEAIKKNQSSEQPINDALSKLRLAVTGGGGKKASGGAPAAAAPATPAAPAAAAPAAPATPAAPAAPPAAAKPPAAGGDKKKPDEKKADEAGGTIRVDLKRLDSLVNLVGELVIDRTRFARIEEELRGNGNSELGHAMSESVLLFGRHMNEVQSIIMKIRMVPVGNAFYKFTRVVRDLCRQIGKEIDLHIIGGETELDKTLVEEIGDPLVHLIRNSVDHGVELPDDREKIGKTRKGNIHLKASQDGNMIVITISDDGKGLQVDRIRSKGIERGLIKETDHVTNKEIFSLIFESGFSTAEKVTNISGRGVGMDVVKKSIVKLKGIIELDSEIGKGTTTTIKLPLTLAIIPSLMVETKGESYAIPLVNVIESIRIRPEDVQKMGSADFVKLRDRVLPLLKLADVFDLHAMENLLWYSVNDIQRIKHHDEEENTDKNEKGDKALAQIKSPEESSKPVEVLSKPHEGEGKTHQNHSLSFRVRHTKPRIIFVVVGVGEKRVGVVVDQLQGQQEIVIKSLGRLMGKRRGVAGGCVLGNGRVALVLDVGEIIDDFSQTKPGNANRAALQN
- a CDS encoding Maf family protein — protein: MKSNNMTKIILASASPRRKQMLLASGIPFTVVVSNIDEVPKENEGGHDYVQRNAREKALAVNKQFKNGEFILSADTIVVTKEDKILEKPLNHDHAKSMLQMLSGNTHLVLSGYSIYQNNNEIITRVIETFVTFRNISNREIEAYIMTGEPFDKAGSYGIQGRAMGFIESVKGSYTNVMGLPLSHVLIDLEKFVGVETFSTLEDF
- a CDS encoding YggS family pyridoxal phosphate-dependent enzyme, which translates into the protein MSNEIEKNINNIKNKISFATQKYNRNPNEIELIVVSKFQSAEKVQSAYQAGVRHFGENYIQEWKEKISTLSHYFPEIKWHIIGNVQSNKTKYINSHIHCLQSMDKISLAKEIEKKAPLDSKLNVLVQLQIDKNDINKSGVTFEEAKQLCEFIAKSNKMQLQGFMGIGPLEIKDNQRRELYSHFVQESHKLWKEFSLNLNKTPVISLGMSSDFEIALECGSTMLRIGTAIFGERKKDVR